Sequence from the Saccharopolyspora pogona genome:
GCGTGCCACTGATCATCCGCGGCCGGGCTTCGGGTGTTCTGAACGCCTACTTCGCCCCCGGCCAGGTCGTGGGCGGGCGAACACTCGAGTTCCTGGTCGCGATGGCGGAACAGGCCGCGGTCGCGATCGACTACGCCGCCCTGATGCAACGAGAACGGGACGTCGCCCGCCGCCAGGAGCGGCAACGGCTCGCCCGCGACCTGCACGACTCGATCGTGCAGCAGGTGTTCTCCATCTCGATGCAGGCCAAGTCGATGGAGGTCCTCGCCCAGCGGAGCGATTCGGTCGCCGCGGACGCGGTCCGGCGGATCTCGGACGAGGTCGCCCTGCTCTCGCACACCGTCCTCGCGGATCTCCGGGCCATGGTGCACGAGCTGCGCCCGTCCTCGACCACCGAACTGGGCGGGCTGGAAGAAGCCATCCGCGCGCTGGCCGAGAGCACCACGAACCGAACCGGCCTGCGGTTCAGGGTCGTGGTCGGGCAGGGAGTCGACGGCCTGCACGGGGAGCTGGCCGAGGACGTCTACCGAATCGCCGCCGAGGCCATTCACAACGTCGTCAAACACGCCGAAGCAGGCACAGTGACGATCCGGCTGAGCGTCCGCGACGGACAGCTGCGGGGCAGCGTCGCCGACGACGGTCGCGGACTGGCCCAGGCTCGCGAGAGCGTGCCGGGCTCCGGGTACGGGCTGAAGACGATGCGAGAAAGAGCGCAACGGTGGGATGGAACAGTCACGGTGAAACCACGCAGAGACGCCGGAACGATCGTCCGGCTTGTGGTCCCCCTCGGGAAAGGGTTCCCACTCGGCGGCAGTGGCACGCCGGTGGAGATCACGCCGGGCTGGGCGCCGCCCGCGAACAGCCGGGGGCGGGCGTCGTGA
This genomic interval carries:
- a CDS encoding sensor histidine kinase; its protein translation is MTGPRDGEETRPVASASWADLAASAPDGLALVDGDARFMQVNPAGIRLCGVPEDSLIGSPAPFPLAQAVTPEPAGLFGDGPGEQVTTWTPPSGLRREFAYRIQRLAGEPARTVVGFRDVTEERHRQRRIATVARSAANLASQGSLPGTLDALAREVLQTDALAGVQILAVDEGGHGLRIMGSAGFRHWPDFFDRLIECRERGASLRMLDALRDSDPIVVPHRWQTIESDPAWEPLHEYLGELHWDSFASVPLIIRGRASGVLNAYFAPGQVVGGRTLEFLVAMAEQAAVAIDYAALMQRERDVARRQERQRLARDLHDSIVQQVFSISMQAKSMEVLAQRSDSVAADAVRRISDEVALLSHTVLADLRAMVHELRPSSTTELGGLEEAIRALAESTTNRTGLRFRVVVGQGVDGLHGELAEDVYRIAAEAIHNVVKHAEAGTVTIRLSVRDGQLRGSVADDGRGLAQARESVPGSGYGLKTMRERAQRWDGTVTVKPRRDAGTIVRLVVPLGKGFPLGGSGTPVEITPGWAPPANSRGRAS